From Rhododendron vialii isolate Sample 1 chromosome 10a, ASM3025357v1, the proteins below share one genomic window:
- the LOC131303673 gene encoding myb-related protein 315-like produces the protein MGRQPCCDKVGLKRGPWAIEEDHKLMNFILNNGILCWRTVPKLAGLQRCGKSCRLRWINYLRPDLKRGALSEAEEDQIIQLHARLGNRWSKIASHFPGRTDNEIKNRWNTRIKKRLKLLGVDLVSHKPIEQQEDEEKTEAIPTSNSSTQREGSLGVPFMIMEKHTKNEEKQLTEGDMNLDETSELLHGYEMVSLDAGLWMNQGATNPSSCSPSFSLEESLNPSMGESNPIQQWVDSMLSCDGFNQLEEVLLFLKNCQ, from the exons ATGGGGAGGCAACCTTGTTGTGACAAGGTAGGGTTGAAGAGAGGTCCATGGGCCATTGAGGAAGATCACAAGCTCATGAACTTCATCCTCAACAACGGTATCCTTTGTTGGCGGACGGTTCCTAAGCTTGCAG GTTTGCAAAGATGTGGAAAGAGTTGCAGACTACGATGGATTAATTATCTAAGACCGGACCTAAAAAGAGGGGCACTATCAGAAGCCGAAGAGGATCAGATTATACAACTCCATGCCCGTCTTGGTAACAG GTGGTCTAAAATAGCCTCGCATTTTCCTGGCCGCACGGACAATGAAATCAAGAACCGCTGGAACACTAGAATCAAGAAAAGGTTAAAGCTCCTTGGAGTGGACCTTGTGTCCCACAAACCAATTGAGcaacaagaagatgaagaaaaaaccGAGGCGATCCCAACATCGAATTCATCGACGCAACGAGAGGGAAGCTTGGGAGTTCCATTCATGATCATGGAGAAACATACAAAGAATGAGGAGAAACAATTAACTGAAGGTGACATGAACTTGGATGAAACAAGTGAACTTTTACATGGTTATGAAATGGTGAGTTTGGATGCTGGGTTGTGGATGAACCAAGGAGCTACTAATCCCAGTTCTTGCAGCCCTTCATTCTCTTTGGAAGAGTCTCTTAACCCTTCAATGGGTGAATCCAATCCTATTCAACAATGGGTTGATTCCATGCTATCATGTGATGGTTTCAACCAACTAGAAGAAGTGTTGTTGTTTTTGAAGAATTGCCAATAA